The following coding sequences lie in one Sorex araneus isolate mSorAra2 chromosome 4, mSorAra2.pri, whole genome shotgun sequence genomic window:
- the BOLA2B gene encoding bolA-like protein 2 — MNLSVDYLREKLQRDLEADHVEVEDTTRDRCAASFRVLVVSSKFEGKPLLQRHRLVNNCLSEELQHIHAFEQKTLTPEQWAHEKQK, encoded by the exons ATGAACCTCAGCGTCGACTACCTCCGCGAGAAGCTGCAGCGGGACCTGGAGGCCGACCACGTG GAAGTGGAGGACACGACTCGCGACCGTTGTGCGGCCAGCTTCCGAGTCCTCGTAGTGTCGTCCAAGTTCGAGGGAAAGCCCCTGCTTCAGAGACACCG gctcGTTAACAACTGCCTCTCGGAAGAGCTCCAGCATATCCATGCCTTTGAGCAGAAAACCCTCACCCCGGAGCAGTGGGCCCACGAGAAGCAGAAATAA
- the LOC129404278 gene encoding sulfotransferase 1A1-like yields the protein MEKIQDVTRPPLEYVKGVPLIKYFAEALGPLQSFQARPDDLLICTYPKSGTTWVSEILDMIYQGGDLQKCRRAPIFIRVPFLEFKGPGLPSGMDTLKDTPIPRILKTHLPLSLLPQTLLDQKVKTVYVARNAKDVAVSYYHFYRMAKVHPDPGTWDSFLENFMAEKLSYGSWYQHVKEWKELSQTHPILYLFYEDMKENPKREIQKILEFLGRSLPEKTVDYIVEQTSFKEMKKNTINDFKNVPTEVMDQSISAFMRKGIAGDWKNTFTVAQNERFDADYAEKMAGCGLHFRTEL from the exons ATGGAAAAGATCCAGGATGTGACCCGGCCGCCGCTGGAGTACGTGAAGGGGGTCCCCCTGATCAAGTACTTCGCAGAGGCGCTGGGGCCTCTGCAGAGCTTCCAAGCCAGGCCCGATGACCTGCTCATCTGCACCTACCCCAAATCTG gCACCACCTGGGTGAGCGAGATTCTGGACATGATCTACCAGGGCGGTGATCTGCAGAAGTGCCGCCGGGCCCCCATCTTCATCCGGGTGCCTTTCCTCGAGTTCAAGGGGCCAGGGCTCCCCTCAG GGATGGACACGCTCAAAGACACACCAATCCCTCGGATCCTCAAGACACACTTGCCCCTTAGCCTGCTCCCCCAGACCTTGCTGGACCAGAAGGTCAAG ACCGTCTATGTCGCCCGCAATGCAAAGGACGTGGCCGTCTCCTATTACCACTTCTACCGCATGGCCAAGGTGCACCCGGACCCCGGCACCTGGGACAGCTTCCTGGAGAATTTCATGGCTGAGAAAT TGTCCTACGGATCCTGGTACCAGCACGTGAAGGAGTGGAAGGAGCTGAGCCAAACCCACCCGATTCTCTATCTCTTCTATGAGGACATGAAGGAG AACCCCAAAAGGGAGATTCAGAAGATCCTGGAGTTCCTGGGGCGCTCCCTGCCGGAAAAGACTGTGGATTACATCGTCGAGCAGACGTCCTTCAAGGAGATGAAGAAGAACACCATTAATGACTTCAAGAACGTCCCCACTGAAGTGATGGACCAGAGCATCTCTGCCTTCATGCGGAAAG GCATTGCAGGGGACTGGAAAAACACCTTCACCGTGGCCCAGAACGAGCGCTTCGACGCCGACTATGCCGAGAAAATGGCCGGCTGTGGCCTTCACTTCCGCACGGAGCTCTGA
- the LOC101539223 gene encoding sulfotransferase 1A1-like: MEKTQDVTRPPLEYVKGVPLIKYFAEALGPLQSFQARPDDLLISTYPKSGTTWVSEILDMIYQGGDLEKCRRAPIVIRVPFLEFKLPGLPSGMDTLKDTPAPRLLKTHLPLSLLPQTLLDQKVKTVYVARNAKDVAVSFYNFYRMGKMHPDPGTWDSFLEKFMAGDVSYGSWYQHVKEWKELSHTHPILYLFYEDMKENPKREIQKILEFLGRSLPEKTVDYIVEQTSFKEMKKNSMSNYIDIPTELMDHSISPFMRKGIAGDWKNTFTVAQNERFDADYAEKMAGCGLHFRTEL; this comes from the exons ATGGAGAAGACCCAGGATGTGACCCGGCCGCCGCTGGAGTACGTGAAGGGGGTCCCCCTGATCAAGTACTTCGCAGAGGCGCTGGGGCCTCTGCAGAGCTTCCAAGCCAGGCCCGATGACCTGCTCATCAGCACCTACCCCAAATCTG gCACCACCTGGGTGAGCGAGATTCTGGACATGATCTACCAGGGTGGCGATCTGGAGAAGTGCCGCCGGGCCCCCATCGTTATCCGGGTGCCTTTCCTCGAGTTCAAATTGCCAGGGCTCCCCTCAG GGATGGACACGCTCAAAGACACACCAGCCCCTCGACTCCTCAAGACGCACTTGCCCCTTAGCCTGCTCCCCCAGACCTTGCTAGACCAGAAGGTCAAG ACTGTCTATGTTGCCCGCAATGCAAAGGACGTGGCCGTATCCTTTTACAACTTCTACCGCATGGGCAAGATGCACCCAGACCCCGGCACCTGGGACAGCTTCCTGGAGAAGTTCATGGCTGGGGATG tgtCCTACGGGTCCTGGTACCAGCACGTGAAGGAGTGGAAGGAGCTGAGCCACACCCACCCGATTCTCTATCTCTTCTATGAGGACATGAAGGAG AACCCCAAAAGGGAGATTCAGAAGATCCTCGAGTTCCTGGGGCGCTCCCTGCCGGAAAAGACTGTGGATTACATCGTCGAGCAGACGTCCTTCAAGGAGATGAAGAAGAACTCCATGAGCAACTACATCGACATCCCCACTGAACTCATGGACCACAGCATCTCCCCCTTCATGCGGAAAG GCATTGCAGGGGACTGGAAAAACACCTTCACCGTGGCCCAGAACGAGCGCTTCGACGCCGACTATGCCGAGAAAATGGCCGGCTGTGGCCTTCACTTCCGCACGGAGCTCTGA
- the SLX1A gene encoding structure-specific endonuclease subunit SLX1, which translates to MSPAGGFFGVYLLYCLNPKHPGRVYVGFTVDPARRVQQHNGGRKKGGAWRTSGRGPWEMVLIVHGFPSAVAALRFEWAWQHPHASRRLAHVGPKQRSEATFAFHLRVLAHMLRAPPWARLPLTLCWLRPDFRQELCPPPPPHMPLAFGPPPPRRRAAPSAQPARDPDSEARCSLCARELQDEEGPLCCPHPDCPLRAHMICLAELFLQEEPQQLLPLEGECPGCRNSVLWGDLIWLSGTGHQEAEDAVEFKEAHWTDMLETDQPPHPCT; encoded by the exons ATGAGCCCCGCGGGGGGCTTCTTTGGCGTCTACCTCCTCTACTGCCTGAACCCCAAGCACCCGGGCCGCGTCTACGTGGGCTTCACGGTCGACCCAGCGCGTCGCGTGCAGCAGCACAACGGGGGCCGCAAGAAAGGCGGGGCCTGGCGGACGAGCGGGCGCGGGCCCTG GGAGATGGTGCTCATCGTGCACGGCTTCCCTTCAGCAGTGGCCGCCCTTCGG TTCGAGTGGGCCTGGCAGCACCCGCACGCCTCGCGCCGCCTGGCACACGTGGGTCCCAAGCAGCGCAGCGAGGCCACGTTCGCTTTCCACCTGCGCGTGCTGGCGCACATGCTGCGCGCGCCGCCCTGGGCGCGCCTCCCGCTCACGCTGTGCTGGCTGCGCCCCGACTTCCGCCAGGAGCTGTGtccaccgccgccgccgcacaTGCCGCTGGCCTTCGGGCCTCCGCCCCCGAGGCGCCGCGCCGCCCCCTCTGCCCAGCCGGCCCGGGACCCGGACTCCGAGGCCCGCTGTAGCCTGTGTGCCCGCGAGCTGCAG GATGAAGAGGGGCCCCTGTGCTGCCCGCACCCCGACTGTCCCCTCCGCGCCCACATGATCTGCCTGGCAGAGTTGTTCCTGCAGGAGGAGCCTCAGCAGCTGCTGCCCCTGGAGGGCGAGTGTCCCGG CTGCAGGAACTCGGTGCTGTGGGGAGACCTGATCTGGCTGAGCGGCACGGGCCACCAGGAGGCAGAGGACGCTGTGGAATTCAAGGAG GCACACTGGACAGACATGCTGGAGACTGACcagcccccgcacccctgcacctgA